One genomic region from Pseudochaenichthys georgianus chromosome 15, fPseGeo1.2, whole genome shotgun sequence encodes:
- the LOC117459493 gene encoding dual specificity phosphatase 29-like — MSSCEVRSRGRNPYAAVRVDPDSDYITPGTLDLEQLFWTGTGAQYAHVNLVWPRIFIGDEKTALERPGLRDLGVTHVLNAAEGKFNNVLTGADYYTDMEIQYFGVEADDKPTFNMSQYFCPSTQFIHEALSQPQNKVLVHCVMGRSRSAALVLAYLMMKQSLTVVDAVEHVKQRRCILPNHGFLKQLRALDIRLQEERLAQKRDMQQQ, encoded by the exons ATGTCCTCCTGTGAGGTGAGGTCCAGAGGCAGGAACCCATACGCGGCGGTGCGGGTCGACCCAGACAGTGACTACATCACCCCGGGGACTTTAGACCTGGAGCAGCTGTTCTGGACCGGCACTGGGGCTCAGTATGCACACGTTAACCTGGTGTGGCCCAGAATCTTCATCGGGGACGA GAAAACAGCTCTGGAGCGGCCCGGCCTCAGGGACCTGGGTGTTACACATGTCCTCAATGCAGCAGAGGGAAAGTTTAATAACGTGCTGACTGGTGCTGATTACTACACTGACATGGAAATACAGTACTTCGGTGTGGAGGCTGATGACAAACCCACCTTCAACATGTCCCAGTACTTCTGCCCCTCAACACAGTTCATCCACGAAGCCCTCAGTCAGCCGCAGA ACAAGGTTCTGGTGCACTGTGTGATGGGTCGCAGCAGGTCAGCGGCTCTGGTCTTGGCCTACCTGATGATGAAGCAGAGCCTAACGGTGGTGGATGCGGTGGAGCATGTGAAACAGCGGCGCTGCATCCTGCCAAACCACGGCTTCCTGAAACAGCTCAGAGCCCTGGACATCAGGTTACAAGAGGAGAGGCTGGCACAAAAAAGAGACATGCAACAACAATAG
- the LOC117459476 gene encoding adenosine kinase-like isoform X2, translated as MSSASPNTLFGMGNPLLDISAVVDKDFLDKYTLKPNDQILAEDKHKELFEEIVKKSKVEYHAGGATQNSIKIAQWMVQEPHKVGTFFGCIGKDDKFGGILKQKAEEAHIDAHYYEQEEKPTGTCAACITGDNRSLVANLSAAECYKKEKHLDLEENWQLVEKAKVYYIAGFFLTVSLESILKVAKHASDNNKLFCLNLSAPFICQFFKDNLMQVMPYVDVLFGNETEAAAFAKELDFETKDIKEIAKKAQALTKVNKKRERIVVLTQGKDKTAMASEKVETFPVLKIDPKDIVDTNGAGDAFVGGFLSGLVQEKPLDQCVKAAHYAANVIIRRAGCTFPEKPDFK; from the exons atGTCTTCTGCAAG cCCTAATACACTCTTTGGGATGGGAAACCCCTTACTGGACATCTCTGCTGTGGTGGACAAAGACTTTCTGGACAA GTACACTCTGAAACCCAATGACCAGATCCTGGCAGAGGACAAACACAAAGAACT ATTTGAAGAGATAGTGAAGAAGTCCAAAGTGGAGTACCACGCTGGAGGGGCCACACAGAACTCAATTAAGATCGCTCAG TGGATGGTCCAGGAACCCCATAAGGTCGGCACGTTCTTTGGCTGCATTGGTAAAGACGACAAGTTTGGAGGGATCCTGAAGCAGAAGGCTGAGGAGGCTCACATCGACGCCCACTACTACGAGCAGGAGGAAAAGCCCACTGGGACCTGTGCTGCCTGCATCACCGGAGACAACAG GTCTCTGGTAGCTAACCTATCTGCTGCTGAGTGTTATAAGAAGGAAAAGCATTTAGACTTGGAGGAAAACTGGCAGCTGGTGGAAAAAGCTAAAGTCTACTATATTGCA GGTTTCTTCCTCACTGTCTCTTTGGAGTCCATCCTGAAAGTGGCAAAGCACGCGTCTGACAACAACAAACTGTTTTGCCTGAACCTCTCCGCGCCCTTCATCTGCCAGTTCTTCAAGGATAACCTCATGCAGGTTATGCCCTACGTCGATGTGCTGTTTGGCAATGAGACA gaGGCAGCAGCGTTCGCTAAAGAGCTTGACTTTGAG ACCAAGGACATCAAGGAAATTGCCAAGAAAGCCCAGGCTTTGACCAAAGTCAACAAAAAGAGGGAGAGGATCGTAGTTTTGACTCAGGGGAAGGATAAAACTGCTATGGCCA GTGAGAAGGTCGAGACATTCCCTGTACTGAAGATTGACCCAAAGGACATTGTGGACACAAACGGTGCAGGTGATGCCTTTGTAGGAG GTTTCCTGTCTGGGTTAGTCCAGGAGAAACCTCTGGATCAGTGTGTGAAGGCGGCACACTACGCTGCTAACGTCATCATCAGACGAGCAGGGTGCACCTTCCCAGAAAAACCCGACTTCAAATGA
- the LOC117459476 gene encoding adenosine kinase-like isoform X1, with translation MASVERKAKKRLSEEKKTESPTKKTETMASDAPKAKKGRFSEEKKTESPSKKTESPNKETETPTKKTESPTKETETPTKKTESPTKETTDKLSPNTLFGMGNPLLDISAVVDKDFLDKYTLKPNDQILAEDKHKELFEEIVKKSKVEYHAGGATQNSIKIAQWMVQEPHKVGTFFGCIGKDDKFGGILKQKAEEAHIDAHYYEQEEKPTGTCAACITGDNRSLVANLSAAECYKKEKHLDLEENWQLVEKAKVYYIAGFFLTVSLESILKVAKHASDNNKLFCLNLSAPFICQFFKDNLMQVMPYVDVLFGNETEAAAFAKELDFETKDIKEIAKKAQALTKVNKKRERIVVLTQGKDKTAMASEKVETFPVLKIDPKDIVDTNGAGDAFVGGFLSGLVQEKPLDQCVKAAHYAANVIIRRAGCTFPEKPDFK, from the exons ATGGCCTCCGTCGAACGCAAAGCAAAGAAACGACTCTCAGAGGAGAAGAAGACAGAGTCTCCCACCAAAAAGACAGAGACCATGGCCTCCGACGCACCCAAAGCAAAGAAGGGAAGATTCTCAGAGGAGAAGAAGACAGAGTCTCCAAGCAAAAAGACAGAGTCTCCAAACAAAGAGACAGAGACTCCGACCAAAAAGACAGAGTCTCCGACCAAAGAGACAGAGACTCCGACCAAAAAGACAGAGTCTCCGACCAAAGAGACTACTGACAAACTAAG cCCTAATACACTCTTTGGGATGGGAAACCCCTTACTGGACATCTCTGCTGTGGTGGACAAAGACTTTCTGGACAA GTACACTCTGAAACCCAATGACCAGATCCTGGCAGAGGACAAACACAAAGAACT ATTTGAAGAGATAGTGAAGAAGTCCAAAGTGGAGTACCACGCTGGAGGGGCCACACAGAACTCAATTAAGATCGCTCAG TGGATGGTCCAGGAACCCCATAAGGTCGGCACGTTCTTTGGCTGCATTGGTAAAGACGACAAGTTTGGAGGGATCCTGAAGCAGAAGGCTGAGGAGGCTCACATCGACGCCCACTACTACGAGCAGGAGGAAAAGCCCACTGGGACCTGTGCTGCCTGCATCACCGGAGACAACAG GTCTCTGGTAGCTAACCTATCTGCTGCTGAGTGTTATAAGAAGGAAAAGCATTTAGACTTGGAGGAAAACTGGCAGCTGGTGGAAAAAGCTAAAGTCTACTATATTGCA GGTTTCTTCCTCACTGTCTCTTTGGAGTCCATCCTGAAAGTGGCAAAGCACGCGTCTGACAACAACAAACTGTTTTGCCTGAACCTCTCCGCGCCCTTCATCTGCCAGTTCTTCAAGGATAACCTCATGCAGGTTATGCCCTACGTCGATGTGCTGTTTGGCAATGAGACA gaGGCAGCAGCGTTCGCTAAAGAGCTTGACTTTGAG ACCAAGGACATCAAGGAAATTGCCAAGAAAGCCCAGGCTTTGACCAAAGTCAACAAAAAGAGGGAGAGGATCGTAGTTTTGACTCAGGGGAAGGATAAAACTGCTATGGCCA GTGAGAAGGTCGAGACATTCCCTGTACTGAAGATTGACCCAAAGGACATTGTGGACACAAACGGTGCAGGTGATGCCTTTGTAGGAG GTTTCCTGTCTGGGTTAGTCCAGGAGAAACCTCTGGATCAGTGTGTGAAGGCGGCACACTACGCTGCTAACGTCATCATCAGACGAGCAGGGTGCACCTTCCCAGAAAAACCCGACTTCAAATGA